Proteins from a genomic interval of Quercus lobata isolate SW786 chromosome 11, ValleyOak3.0 Primary Assembly, whole genome shotgun sequence:
- the LOC115967527 gene encoding AAA-ATPase At2g18193-like: protein MLTFMEMLTSLITAAGVIVLCPLVKGLVPSSFLNNLFSIYEEYFCTPKITLFFRTDCGLSDNQMYDVASTYLRAKIVDSSKCLNVGKTVRQERPTFDIVPGAEVIDSFQGIKGLKWKLHAEKGFDGRECRRYFTLSFDKKLKEVVLESYLAEVISRSKAIREAERVLKLYSRDFVYGTPGREWSSITLEHPTTFEKLAMDPEQKRMLKDDLDKFISRKEWYKKVGKAWKRGYLLYGPPGTGKSSLIAAMANYLKFDVYDLDLTSIRSDSALRRIFLSTSNRSIMVIEDIDCAKLEDRDKEEASDQLILKKPKFTLSGLLNFIDGVWSSCGEERIIVFTTNHKEKLEKLDPALLRPGRMDVHVHLSYLTMDGFKQLVSNYLGINGDHQLFEVIEALLKNKQVTPAEIAEELLKSEDPNVALRGVVEFLEQK, encoded by the exons ATGTTAACTTTCATGGAGATGCTTACATCTTTGATCACAGCTGCTGGTGTGATTGTACTATGTCCCCTAGTAAAAGGACTCGTACCTTCCTCATTCCTCAATAATCTCTTCTCCATCTATGAAGAATATTTTTGTACGCCTAAAATCACTCTCTTCTTTCGCACGGACTGTGGTCTCAGTGACAATCAAATGTATGATGTTGCCTCAACCTACCTCCGTGCCAAGATTGTTGATTCATCAAAATGTCTCAATGTTGGCAAAACCGTTAGGCAAGAGAGGCCAACCTTTGATATAGTCCCGGGTGCAGAGGTTATTGATTCCTTTCAAGGCATTAAAGGGCTCAAATGGAAGTTACATGCAGAAAAAGGATTTGATGGCCGTGAATGTCGTAGATATTTTACGCTTTCCTTTGATAAGAAACTCAAAGAGGTTGTGCTAGAGTCTTATTTAGCTGAAGTAATATCTCGTTCTAAGGCTATACGAGAAGCAGAAAGGGTGTTAAAGCTTTATAGCCGTGATTTCGTCTATGGAACACCTGGTCGTGAATGGAGTTCTATTACTCTTGAACACCCAACCACATTTGAGAAGTTGGCAATGGACCCAGAGCAGAAGAGGATGCTCAAGGATGATCTGGACAAGTTTATTAGTAGAAAGGAGTGGTATAAGAAAGTTGGCAAGGCATGGAAGCGAGGGTATTTGCTTTACGGGCCTCCGGGTACTGGTAAATCAAGCTTGATTGCTGCCATGGCTAATTACCTCAAGTTTGATGTCTATGATTTGGACCTTACAAGCATACGCTCAGATTCAGCGTTGAGAAGGATATTTCTTTCCACATCTAATCGTTCAATAATGGTAATTGAGGATATTGATTGTGCAAAGTTGGAAGATCGAGACAAAGAGGAAGCGTCTGATCAGCTGATTCTGAAAAAGCCTAAG ttcacaTTATCCGGTTTATTGAACTTCATTGATGGAGTATGGTCAAGCTGTGGAGAAGAGCGAATTATTGTGTTCACCACCAATCATAAGGAGAAGCTTGAGAAGCTTGATCCCGCTTTGTTGCGCCCAGGCCGCATGGACGTGCATGTGCACTTGTCTTATTTAACCATGGATGGGTTCAAGCAGTTGGTTTCTAACTATCTTGGTATCAATGGTGACCACCAACTCTTTGAAGTGATTGAGGCATTGCTGAAGAATAAACAAGTTACTCCAGCTGAAATTGCTGAGGAACTTTTGAAGAGTGAAGATCCCAATGTTGCTCTTCGAGGAGTTGTCGAATTTCTCGAGCAAAAGTAA